A region from the Variovorax sp. RKNM96 genome encodes:
- the pyrF gene encoding orotidine-5'-phosphate decarboxylase, whose translation MTFLDKLAAAQQKNGSLLCVGLDPEPARFPGGYKGDAASIYDFCARIVDATADLVIAFKPQIAYFAAHRAEAQLEKLMEHMRRNAPHVPVILDAKRGDIGSTAEQYAIEAFERYGADAVTLSPFMGFDSVAPYLKHEGKGAFLLCRTSNPGGADLQGQRLADIEGQPFLYEHVARLAQGPWNLNGQLGLVVGATYPAEIERVRELAPTVPLLIPGVGAQGGDAVATVRAGWRADAPIIVNSSRAIIYASSGEDFADAAKNAARATRDALEAAKP comes from the coding sequence ATGACTTTTCTCGACAAGCTGGCCGCCGCACAGCAAAAAAACGGTTCGTTGCTCTGCGTGGGGCTCGATCCCGAGCCGGCCAGATTCCCCGGGGGATACAAGGGCGACGCCGCCAGCATCTATGACTTCTGCGCGCGCATCGTCGACGCGACGGCCGACCTGGTCATCGCCTTCAAGCCGCAGATCGCCTACTTCGCCGCGCACCGCGCCGAAGCCCAGCTCGAGAAACTCATGGAGCACATGCGCCGCAACGCGCCCCACGTGCCCGTGATCCTAGACGCCAAGCGCGGCGACATCGGCTCGACCGCCGAGCAGTACGCCATCGAAGCCTTCGAGCGCTACGGCGCCGACGCGGTGACGCTCTCGCCCTTCATGGGCTTCGACTCGGTGGCGCCCTACCTCAAGCACGAGGGCAAGGGCGCCTTCCTGCTGTGCCGCACCAGCAACCCGGGCGGCGCCGACCTGCAGGGCCAGCGGCTGGCGGACATCGAAGGCCAGCCCTTCCTCTACGAGCACGTCGCCAGGTTGGCGCAAGGGCCCTGGAACCTCAACGGCCAGCTCGGCCTCGTGGTGGGCGCGACCTACCCGGCGGAAATCGAGCGGGTGCGCGAACTTGCACCGACGGTGCCGCTGCTGATTCCGGGCGTCGGCGCCCAGGGTGGCGACGCGGTGGCCACGGTACGCGCCGGCTGGCGCGCCGATGCGCCGATCATCGTGAATTCGTCGCGGGCGATCATCTATGCCTCGTCGGGCGAAGATTTCGCGGATGCGGCCAAGAACGCGGCCCGCGCCACCCGCGACGCACTGGAAGCCGCCAAGCCCTGA
- a CDS encoding prolyl oligopeptidase family serine peptidase produces the protein MSRCCSRPAGAAEMMEAASAWAFRRPSPTPDAALSSPIRRAQVTRLSVDQFKTLLGADDKGRALLQVAGTPKCGIDTRYLEYRTVGGKGEATTATAAIMVPAGTDVACNGARPVVLYAHGTNAARDYNLAKWTDINQAAAGEGVVVAAMLAAQGYIVVAPNYAGYDKSTLAYHPYLNGDQQGKDMVDALTAARKTFSGIDANDAGSLFITGYSQGGYVAMAAHREMQATGKTVTASAPLSAPAAISLLTDYTFQGWPALGATLFVPLLSTSWQQQFGNVYNATGDVYEAQYATGIDTLLPSATPDTLFSSGKLPQLALFPANATPGPVSPELSIFYGANNLVRQSYLTQAAGDVQSNPCPGNALPATAASLSSTSPLNCSPSTGFRKAALANDLRNWVPTRPVLMCGGANDPTVNFVSTRATAGYFRAKGMPASALAVVDLEDSAAIDAYSAARAGFAQAKGTLAQNTPGSDADKARAVTAAYHGTLAPPFCLAAARGFFQGVLAAGG, from the coding sequence GTGTCACGCTGCTGCTCGCGGCCTGCGGGGGCGGCGGAGATGATGGAGGCGGCATCGGCGTGGGCTTTCCGCCGCCCGTCACCGACACCGGACGCGGCTCTGTCGTCACCAATCCGCCGCGCGCAAGTCACGCGGCTGTCGGTCGACCAGTTCAAGACGCTGCTGGGCGCCGACGACAAGGGCCGCGCGCTGCTGCAGGTCGCGGGCACGCCCAAGTGCGGCATCGACACGCGCTACCTCGAATACCGCACCGTCGGCGGCAAGGGCGAAGCCACCACCGCGACCGCCGCGATCATGGTGCCCGCAGGCACCGACGTGGCCTGCAACGGCGCGCGGCCGGTGGTGCTCTATGCGCACGGCACGAACGCTGCGCGCGACTACAACCTCGCCAAGTGGACCGACATCAACCAGGCCGCCGCCGGCGAAGGCGTGGTGGTCGCCGCCATGCTCGCGGCGCAGGGCTACATCGTGGTGGCGCCCAACTACGCGGGCTACGACAAGTCGACGCTGGCCTACCACCCGTACCTGAACGGCGACCAGCAGGGCAAGGACATGGTCGATGCGCTCACCGCCGCGCGCAAGACCTTCTCGGGCATCGACGCGAACGACGCGGGCTCGCTCTTCATCACCGGCTATTCGCAGGGCGGCTACGTCGCGATGGCCGCGCACCGCGAGATGCAAGCCACGGGCAAGACGGTGACGGCCTCGGCGCCGCTCTCGGCCCCCGCAGCCATCAGCCTCCTGACCGACTACACCTTCCAGGGCTGGCCGGCACTGGGCGCGACGCTGTTCGTGCCGCTCCTGTCGACCAGCTGGCAGCAGCAGTTCGGCAACGTCTACAACGCCACCGGCGACGTGTATGAAGCGCAATACGCCACCGGCATCGATACGCTCCTGCCGAGCGCGACGCCGGACACGCTGTTCTCCAGCGGCAAGCTGCCGCAACTGGCGCTGTTCCCGGCCAACGCCACGCCGGGACCGGTGAGCCCCGAGCTGTCGATCTTCTACGGCGCCAACAACCTGGTGCGCCAGAGCTACCTCACGCAGGCGGCCGGCGATGTCCAGTCCAACCCCTGCCCCGGCAACGCACTGCCCGCGACGGCGGCTTCGTTGAGTTCGACGTCACCGCTCAATTGCAGCCCCTCGACGGGCTTTCGCAAGGCGGCGCTCGCCAACGACCTGCGCAACTGGGTGCCGACCCGGCCGGTGCTGATGTGCGGCGGCGCCAACGACCCGACGGTGAATTTCGTCAGCACCCGCGCCACGGCGGGCTACTTCCGTGCGAAGGGCATGCCCGCTTCGGCGTTGGCCGTGGTGGACCTGGAGGATTCGGCCGCGATCGACGCCTACTCGGCCGCCCGCGCCGGCTTCGCGCAGGCCAAGGGCACACTCGCGCAGAACACGCCGGGCAGCGATGCCGACAAGGCGCGCGCAGTCACCGCCGCGTACCACGGCACGCTGGCGCCGCCGTTCTGCCTGGCGGCAGCACGTGGGTTCTTCCAGGGCGTGCTGGCTGCAGGGGGCTGA
- the rimI gene encoding ribosomal protein S18-alanine N-acetyltransferase → MSAVLQPVEARLEPLTVERIDAVCAVELTAYTHPWTRANFTDSMAVGYHCQCLLAPGLAEGVTSPVTSLGETLIGYFVAMKGVDEVHLLNFTVAPAFQRQGWAPLMLEALTGWSRAEGAQWLWLEVRESNRRALEIYARQGFRSVGVRKGYYPAFEGKREDAVVMSLRLNETGSAWGALK, encoded by the coding sequence ATGAGCGCCGTCCTCCAGCCCGTCGAAGCCCGCCTCGAGCCGCTCACCGTCGAGCGGATCGACGCCGTCTGCGCGGTCGAGCTGACGGCCTACACCCACCCGTGGACGCGCGCGAACTTCACCGATTCGATGGCCGTCGGCTACCACTGCCAGTGCCTGCTGGCCCCCGGCTTGGCGGAGGGCGTGACCTCGCCGGTCACCAGCCTGGGCGAAACGCTCATCGGCTATTTCGTCGCCATGAAGGGCGTCGACGAGGTCCATCTGTTGAACTTCACCGTGGCGCCGGCCTTCCAGCGCCAGGGCTGGGCGCCGCTGATGCTGGAGGCGCTCACCGGCTGGTCGCGCGCCGAGGGCGCGCAGTGGCTCTGGCTCGAGGTGCGCGAGAGCAACCGGCGGGCACTGGAGATCTATGCGCGCCAGGGTTTTCGCAGCGTCGGCGTGCGCAAGGGCTACTACCCGGCGTTCGAAGGCAAGCGTGAAGACGCGGTCGTGATGAGTTTGCGTTTGAACGAAACAGGCTCCGCCTGGGGAGCCCTGAAGTAA
- a CDS encoding MFS transporter, whose protein sequence is MTTPAAAATPMAPHEANAHANQFALLKQRRFAPFFWTQFAGAANDNLFKFAFTVMVTYQLQLSWMPPAMAGLAIGALFILPFLLFSATAGQLTDKFDKTKMIRFVKNLEIAIMLIAAWGFITANAVVLLGCVFLMGLHSTLFGPVKFAYLPQVLDSRELTGGNGMVEMGTFVAILLGQVAGGLLVAVPQIGHTSVAVACVLLALVGRGVAQAIPRAPATDPGLVINWNPFSETWRNLKLAHGNVVVFRSLLGISWMWFFGAVFLSQFPSFAKEVLHGDEQVASLLLVVFSIGIGVGSLLCETLSRRQVEIGLVPLGAIGMSVFAIDLYFASRALPKVAEMGLGAFVHQAAHWRVMADLGLLSLFAGLYSVPMYALIQLRSQPTHRARIIAANNILNALFMIGSSVIAGALLGAGFTIPQIFLFTGIANAVVAFYIFMLVPEYLLRFVAWVLSRFVYRFDIKGDEHIPTEGAAVLVCNHVSFIDAVLLMAASPRPIRFIMDHRIFKVPVLGWLFKLAKAIPIAPQKEDPAAYEAAFAKALAVLREGDLLAIFPEGAITRDGTLQPFKGGVMKIVESARAEGIEPPVIPMALTNLWGSYFSRIELRGGEQVAMAKPFRRGFYSRVGLNVGVPVPPVEVQPEALQRRVSGLLAT, encoded by the coding sequence ATGACAACCCCCGCCGCTGCCGCCACCCCCATGGCGCCTCACGAAGCGAACGCCCACGCCAACCAGTTCGCCTTGCTCAAGCAGCGGCGCTTCGCACCATTCTTCTGGACGCAGTTCGCGGGCGCGGCGAACGACAACCTCTTCAAGTTCGCCTTCACCGTCATGGTGACCTACCAGCTGCAACTGAGCTGGATGCCGCCGGCCATGGCGGGCCTGGCGATCGGGGCGCTGTTCATCCTGCCGTTCTTGCTGTTCTCGGCCACGGCCGGACAGCTCACCGACAAGTTCGACAAGACGAAGATGATCCGCTTCGTCAAGAACCTGGAGATCGCGATCATGCTGATCGCGGCCTGGGGTTTCATCACCGCCAATGCCGTGGTGCTGCTGGGCTGCGTGTTCCTCATGGGGCTGCATTCCACGCTGTTCGGGCCAGTCAAGTTCGCCTACCTGCCGCAGGTGCTCGATTCGCGCGAACTCACCGGCGGCAACGGCATGGTCGAGATGGGCACCTTCGTCGCCATCCTGCTGGGCCAGGTGGCGGGCGGCCTCCTGGTGGCGGTGCCGCAGATCGGCCACACGAGCGTGGCCGTGGCCTGCGTGCTGCTCGCGCTGGTCGGCCGGGGCGTGGCGCAGGCCATTCCGCGGGCGCCGGCCACCGACCCGGGGCTGGTCATCAACTGGAACCCCTTCAGCGAGACCTGGCGCAACCTCAAGCTCGCGCACGGCAACGTGGTGGTGTTCCGCTCGCTGCTGGGCATTTCGTGGATGTGGTTCTTCGGCGCGGTGTTCCTGAGCCAGTTCCCGAGCTTCGCCAAGGAAGTGCTGCACGGCGACGAGCAGGTGGCCTCGCTGCTGCTGGTGGTGTTCTCGATCGGCATCGGCGTCGGTTCGCTCTTGTGCGAGACGCTGAGCCGTCGTCAGGTGGAGATCGGCCTCGTGCCGCTGGGCGCCATCGGCATGAGCGTGTTCGCGATCGACCTGTACTTCGCCTCGCGCGCGCTGCCGAAGGTGGCCGAGATGGGCCTGGGTGCCTTCGTGCACCAGGCCGCACATTGGCGCGTGATGGCCGACCTGGGGCTGCTGTCGCTCTTCGCAGGGCTCTACAGCGTGCCGATGTACGCGCTGATCCAGCTGCGCAGCCAGCCCACGCACCGGGCGCGGATCATCGCGGCGAACAACATCCTCAATGCGCTCTTCATGATCGGCAGCTCGGTCATCGCGGGCGCGCTGCTGGGCGCGGGCTTCACGATCCCGCAGATCTTTCTCTTCACCGGCATCGCCAACGCGGTGGTGGCGTTCTACATCTTCATGCTGGTGCCCGAGTACCTGCTGCGCTTCGTGGCCTGGGTGCTGTCGCGCTTCGTCTATCGCTTCGACATCAAGGGCGACGAGCACATTCCCACCGAGGGCGCGGCCGTGCTGGTGTGCAACCACGTGAGCTTCATCGACGCGGTGCTGCTGATGGCGGCGAGCCCGCGGCCCATTCGTTTCATCATGGATCACCGCATCTTCAAGGTGCCGGTGCTCGGCTGGCTGTTCAAGCTGGCCAAGGCGATCCCGATCGCACCGCAGAAGGAAGACCCCGCGGCCTACGAAGCGGCCTTTGCCAAGGCGCTGGCCGTGTTGCGCGAGGGCGACCTGCTTGCGATCTTCCCCGAGGGCGCGATCACCCGCGACGGCACGCTGCAGCCCTTCAAGGGCGGCGTGATGAAGATCGTCGAGAGCGCACGCGCCGAAGGCATCGAGCCGCCGGTGATCCCGATGGCGCTGACCAATCTCTGGGGCTCGTACTTCAGTCGCATCGAACTGCGCGGCGGCGAGCAGGTGGCCATGGCCAAGCCCTTCCGCCGCGGTTTCTACAGCCGCGTAGGCCTCAACGTGGGCGTGCCGGTGCCGCCGGTCGAGGTGCAGCCCGAGGCGCTGCAACGGCGCGTGAGCGGATTGCTGGCGACCTGA
- a CDS encoding helix-turn-helix transcriptional regulator — MSTTVDLVLALKNELKSARMTYADLARSLDMAESSVKRMLAKSDMPLSRVDAICRALKIDFAELARRVADAQPLLKELTHEQEKAVVKDKKLLLVAISVLSQWTLEQIVAAYRISEAECIGCLAQLDRIGIIELRPLNRYRLKLAKTFRWRPHGPVMEFFRENVVLDYYRGGFDGPAEGLLLVHGSISRSLAPAFLERLQRVAQDFAQQHQTDQKLSAKDREGYTLLLGMRNWEFELFTRLRRA, encoded by the coding sequence ATGAGCACCACTGTCGACCTCGTACTCGCCCTCAAGAACGAACTCAAAAGCGCCCGCATGACCTACGCCGACCTGGCCCGGTCGCTCGACATGGCCGAATCCAGCGTCAAGCGGATGCTGGCCAAGAGCGACATGCCTCTGTCGCGCGTCGATGCGATCTGCCGGGCCCTGAAGATCGATTTCGCCGAACTGGCCCGCCGCGTGGCCGATGCCCAGCCGCTGCTCAAGGAACTGACGCACGAGCAGGAAAAGGCGGTGGTCAAGGACAAGAAGCTGCTGCTGGTGGCCATCAGCGTGCTGAGCCAATGGACGCTGGAGCAGATCGTGGCCGCCTACCGGATCAGCGAGGCCGAGTGCATCGGCTGCCTCGCGCAGCTGGATCGCATCGGCATCATCGAGCTGCGTCCGCTCAACCGGTATCGCCTGAAGCTCGCCAAGACCTTCCGCTGGCGGCCGCACGGCCCGGTGATGGAGTTCTTCCGCGAGAACGTGGTGCTCGACTACTACCGGGGCGGCTTCGACGGCCCGGCCGAGGGCCTCTTGCTGGTGCACGGCTCGATCAGCCGCTCGCTGGCGCCGGCCTTCCTGGAGCGCCTGCAGCGCGTGGCGCAGGACTTCGCGCAGCAGCACCAGACTGACCAGAAGCTGTCGGCCAAGGACCGCGAGGGCTACACGCTGCTCTTGGGCATGCGCAATTGGGAGTTCGAGCTCTTCACCCGCCTGCGCCGCGCCTGA
- a CDS encoding uracil-DNA glycosylase: MTAVQTLKLDARQRAMLDEMGVKVWWPVPEVVEAAPVVEEAIAAAPEPVAERYVAEAPVAAPAPAPVARPVAAPAPVARPPAAPAATQGAAVLVEAPCRLYADAAEAPASPQGGWLVVADMPPEADGRHGEPFSGDAGRLLDNMLRALKLHDGRTPVHLMRTHRGVAAGQPGSPRQMDEAFGEHAAALAPSVVLAMGPLAAQSLMQSGDPLGKLRGRAVPLASVHGVPVVATYHPAYLLRNPADKARAWADLCLAAEQQTPSN, from the coding sequence ATGACCGCCGTGCAGACACTGAAGCTCGATGCGCGCCAGCGCGCGATGCTCGACGAGATGGGGGTCAAGGTCTGGTGGCCGGTGCCTGAAGTGGTCGAGGCTGCGCCGGTCGTCGAGGAAGCGATCGCGGCGGCGCCGGAACCGGTCGCCGAACGGTACGTGGCGGAAGCGCCAGTTGCTGCACCTGCACCCGCGCCCGTCGCAAGGCCCGTGGCGGCGCCCGCCCCGGTCGCGCGTCCGCCCGCGGCGCCTGCAGCGACCCAAGGCGCCGCCGTGCTCGTCGAAGCGCCCTGCCGCCTCTATGCCGACGCAGCGGAAGCCCCGGCCTCCCCGCAAGGCGGCTGGCTCGTCGTGGCCGACATGCCGCCCGAGGCCGACGGCCGCCATGGCGAGCCTTTCTCGGGCGACGCCGGCCGTTTGCTCGACAACATGCTGCGCGCCCTGAAGCTGCACGACGGCAGGACGCCGGTGCACCTGATGCGCACGCACCGCGGCGTGGCCGCCGGCCAGCCCGGCAGCCCGCGCCAGATGGACGAAGCCTTCGGGGAACATGCCGCCGCGCTCGCGCCGAGCGTCGTGCTGGCGATGGGCCCGCTGGCCGCGCAAAGCCTGATGCAGAGCGGCGATCCGCTGGGCAAGCTGCGTGGCCGCGCGGTGCCGCTCGCGTCGGTCCATGGCGTGCCGGTGGTGGCGACCTATCACCCCGCGTACCTGCTGCGGAACCCCGCCGACAAGGCGCGCGCCTGGGCCGACCTGTGCCTGGCCGCGGAACAGCAAACCCCGTCGAATTAG
- a CDS encoding GDP-mannose pyrophosphatase, giving the protein MTLQDRVRVHEVTLLSDNWYTLKTTRFEWRRNDGQWQRMDRETYDRGNGATLLPYNLAQRTVLLTRQFRYPAFVNGHDDLLIEAAAGLLDNAAPEERIRAEVEEELGYRLGTVQKIFESFMSPGSVTEKLHFFIAPYESAMRIGSGGGLAEEGEDIEVLELGIDEALAMVADGRIADAKTVMLLYHAKLHVFATV; this is encoded by the coding sequence ATGACCCTCCAAGACCGCGTCCGGGTGCACGAAGTCACCCTCCTTTCCGACAACTGGTACACGCTCAAGACCACCCGCTTCGAGTGGCGGCGCAACGACGGCCAGTGGCAGCGCATGGACCGCGAGACCTACGACCGCGGCAACGGCGCGACGCTGCTGCCCTACAACCTCGCCCAGCGCACGGTGCTCTTGACGCGTCAGTTCCGCTACCCGGCTTTCGTCAACGGCCATGACGACCTGCTGATCGAAGCGGCCGCGGGCCTGCTCGACAACGCGGCGCCCGAAGAGCGCATCCGCGCCGAAGTGGAAGAAGAACTGGGCTACCGGCTCGGCACCGTGCAGAAGATCTTCGAGAGCTTCATGAGCCCGGGCTCGGTGACCGAGAAGCTGCACTTCTTCATCGCGCCCTACGAGAGCGCGATGCGCATCGGCAGCGGCGGCGGGCTGGCCGAAGAGGGCGAGGACATCGAGGTGCTCGAACTGGGCATCGACGAGGCGCTCGCGATGGTGGCGGACGGCCGCATCGCCGATGCCAAGACGGTGATGCTGCTGTATCACGCAAAGCTGCACGTCTTCGCCACGGTGTAG
- a CDS encoding DeoR/GlpR family DNA-binding transcription regulator, whose translation MLTRQRKQHILSVLQRDGNVVAKSLSEELALSEDTIRRDLRELAAEGLLQRVHGGALPIAPADTDFASRQQLAPDEKVAIGRAAARLVKPGQVVFIDGGTTAVQLARHLPKNLQGTVVTHSPSVAIELVSHAQLEVVLIGGRLFKHSLVAVGAAAMGAIARIHADTYFMGVAGVHAEAGLTTGDIEEAEIKRALMAASAETVVLASSEKLGVASAWVINPVTAATSLLVSPDAPAKALAPLRTAGLAILRSDDPGPG comes from the coding sequence ATGCTCACCCGCCAGCGCAAGCAACACATCCTCTCGGTCCTGCAGCGCGACGGCAACGTCGTGGCCAAGTCGCTCAGCGAAGAGCTCGCGCTCTCCGAAGACACCATCCGCCGCGACCTGCGCGAGCTGGCAGCCGAAGGCCTGTTGCAGCGCGTGCACGGCGGCGCGCTGCCCATTGCGCCGGCCGACACCGATTTCGCGAGCCGCCAGCAGCTCGCGCCCGACGAGAAAGTGGCCATCGGCCGCGCGGCCGCGCGCCTCGTCAAGCCGGGGCAGGTGGTCTTCATCGACGGCGGCACCACGGCCGTGCAGCTCGCGCGCCACCTGCCGAAGAACCTGCAGGGGACGGTGGTGACGCACAGCCCCTCGGTGGCGATCGAGCTGGTTTCGCACGCGCAGCTGGAGGTGGTGCTGATCGGCGGGCGGCTCTTCAAGCATTCGCTGGTGGCGGTGGGCGCCGCGGCCATGGGCGCCATCGCGCGCATCCATGCCGATACGTACTTCATGGGCGTCGCCGGCGTGCACGCCGAGGCGGGGCTGACCACCGGCGACATCGAGGAAGCCGAGATCAAGCGCGCGCTGATGGCCGCGTCGGCCGAGACCGTCGTGCTCGCCTCGTCCGAAAAGCTCGGCGTGGCATCGGCCTGGGTGATCAACCCCGTCACCGCGGCGACGAGCCTGCTGGTATCGCCGGACGCGCCCGCCAAGGCGCTGGCGCCACTGCGCACGGCCGGGCTTGCCATCTTGCGCAGCGACGACCCCGGTCCCGGCTGA
- the tsaB gene encoding tRNA (adenosine(37)-N6)-threonylcarbamoyltransferase complex dimerization subunit type 1 TsaB yields MPLASRLLAFDTSTEHLSVAVQNGEQLLAHSGAGGAQASTTLLPLIQQLLADAGLALADLDAIVFGRGPGSFTGLRTACSVAQGLAFGANVPLLPVDTLLAVAEEARHAFGARQVVAVLDARMDQLYAARYDFDAAGPLGGDDEPLLLSPEALEVPAGWSLAGNAFAAYGPRLAPATARHEVLPTATAMLRLAPALLAAGRIVPAAQAWPLYVRDKVAQTTEERAAIKAAATAAVTPPTTA; encoded by the coding sequence ATGCCTCTCGCGTCCCGCCTCCTCGCCTTCGACACCAGCACCGAGCACCTGTCGGTGGCCGTGCAAAACGGCGAGCAACTGCTCGCACACAGCGGCGCGGGCGGCGCGCAGGCCTCGACCACGCTGCTGCCGCTGATCCAGCAACTGCTGGCCGACGCCGGACTGGCGCTGGCCGATCTCGATGCGATCGTCTTCGGCCGCGGGCCGGGCTCTTTCACCGGGCTGCGCACGGCCTGCTCGGTGGCGCAGGGCCTGGCCTTCGGCGCCAACGTGCCGCTGCTGCCGGTCGACACCCTGCTGGCCGTGGCTGAGGAGGCGCGCCACGCCTTCGGCGCCCGGCAGGTCGTCGCCGTACTCGATGCGCGCATGGACCAGCTCTATGCCGCGCGCTACGACTTCGATGCGGCCGGCCCGCTCGGCGGCGACGACGAGCCGCTGCTGCTGTCTCCCGAGGCGCTCGAGGTGCCCGCCGGCTGGTCGCTCGCCGGCAACGCCTTCGCCGCCTACGGCCCGCGCCTGGCGCCCGCGACCGCCCGCCACGAGGTGCTGCCCACCGCCACCGCGATGCTGCGGCTGGCCCCCGCGCTGCTCGCGGCCGGGCGGATCGTTCCCGCGGCACAGGCCTGGCCGCTCTATGTTCGCGATAAAGTGGCGCAAACCACCGAGGAGCGCGCCGCCATCAAGGCGGCCGCTACCGCAGCAGTTACGCCACCCACCACCGCATGA
- the dacB gene encoding D-alanyl-D-alanine carboxypeptidase/D-alanyl-D-alanine-endopeptidase, which produces MPFATRLIPSLLVSLATLASASAFAQQALPTGVEAALARAKVSRETVTMLVVDADGTRPPRLAWRSQVPVNPASMMKLVTTYAALDLLGPAYSWNTPVYVEGTVNNGVLDGNLYIKGQGDPKLVLERVWLMLRHVQGLGITTVSGDIVIDRSAFENTVENDPSAFDGEPLRPYNASPDALLINFKSINMTFAPDRAGQIARVSYEPPLASVAMPATVPLVPGECGDWRTALRTDFSDVNRIRFNGGFPAACGEKSWAVAYGDPRTYGMRALGGMWAEMGGRVGGQMREGRVPPGLKPAFEFGSPPLAEVIRDINKYSNNVMAQQVFLTIGLTQKNRGTFEASRSALGQWWRDRIGTGEAQPVFENGSGLSRDERISAAALGKMLQVAWRSPVMPELMSSLPASGVDGTLKKRALRSGGAAHLKTGTLRDASGVAGYVHGASGRRYVLVAIANGENAGATRAAFDALVDWAAQDN; this is translated from the coding sequence ATGCCTTTCGCCACCCGCCTGATCCCGTCCCTCCTCGTCTCCCTCGCCACGCTGGCTTCGGCCAGCGCCTTCGCCCAGCAGGCCCTTCCCACCGGCGTGGAAGCCGCCCTGGCGCGCGCCAAGGTGTCGCGCGAGACGGTGACGATGCTGGTGGTCGATGCCGACGGCACCCGCCCGCCGCGCCTGGCCTGGCGTTCGCAGGTGCCGGTGAACCCGGCATCGATGATGAAGCTGGTCACCACCTATGCGGCGCTCGACCTGCTCGGCCCCGCCTACAGCTGGAACACGCCGGTGTACGTGGAGGGCACGGTGAACAACGGCGTGCTCGACGGCAACCTCTACATCAAGGGCCAGGGCGATCCGAAGCTGGTGCTCGAGCGCGTGTGGCTGATGCTGCGCCATGTGCAGGGCCTGGGCATCACCACGGTGAGCGGCGACATCGTGATCGACCGCAGCGCCTTCGAGAACACGGTCGAGAACGACCCGAGCGCCTTCGACGGCGAGCCGCTGCGGCCCTACAACGCGTCACCCGATGCGCTGTTGATCAACTTCAAGTCGATCAACATGACCTTCGCGCCCGACCGCGCCGGGCAGATCGCGCGCGTGAGCTACGAGCCGCCGCTCGCAAGCGTGGCGATGCCGGCCACCGTGCCGCTCGTGCCCGGCGAATGCGGCGACTGGCGCACCGCGCTCAGGACCGATTTCAGCGACGTCAACCGCATCCGCTTCAACGGCGGCTTCCCGGCCGCCTGCGGCGAGAAGAGCTGGGCCGTGGCGTACGGCGATCCGCGCACCTACGGCATGCGCGCGCTCGGGGGCATGTGGGCCGAGATGGGCGGGCGCGTCGGCGGCCAGATGCGCGAGGGCCGCGTGCCGCCGGGCCTGAAGCCCGCCTTCGAGTTCGGCTCGCCGCCGCTCGCGGAGGTGATCCGCGACATCAACAAGTACAGCAACAACGTGATGGCGCAGCAGGTGTTCCTCACCATCGGCCTCACGCAGAAGAACCGCGGCACCTTCGAGGCCTCGCGCAGCGCGCTGGGCCAGTGGTGGCGCGACCGCATCGGCACCGGCGAGGCGCAGCCGGTGTTCGAGAACGGCTCGGGCCTGTCGCGCGACGAGCGCATCAGCGCCGCGGCGCTGGGCAAGATGCTGCAGGTGGCGTGGCGCTCGCCGGTGATGCCGGAGCTGATGTCGTCGCTGCCCGCCTCGGGCGTCGATGGCACGCTGAAGAAGCGGGCGCTGCGCTCGGGCGGCGCCGCGCACCTGAAGACCGGCACGCTGCGCGATGCCTCGGGCGTGGCCGGTTATGTGCACGGCGCGAGCGGCCGTCGCTATGTGCTGGTGGCCATCGCCAACGGCGAGAACGCGGGGGCCACGCGTGCCGCGTTCGACGCGCTGGTGGACTGGGCCGCGCAGGACAACTGA